In Pseudodesulfovibrio sp. JC047, one DNA window encodes the following:
- the arfB gene encoding alternative ribosome rescue aminoacyl-tRNA hydrolase ArfB translates to MGLPHLACRGTFSVMLRITDSISIPYEEIRFITSRSSGPGGQHVNTADTRVTLFFNVEKSSSLTQLQKVAVTGKLRRRVDKRGVLRVTSQKFRSQKSNKDSAIERFIELMQWALKPVIPRRKTAVPRSSKRRRLERKKQTSQRKITRKKPNTNGEY, encoded by the coding sequence ATGGGCTTGCCCCATCTCGCGTGTCGTGGCACCTTCTCCGTCATGCTTCGTATCACAGACTCCATCAGCATTCCGTATGAAGAAATACGGTTTATCACCAGCCGAAGTTCCGGGCCGGGAGGTCAGCACGTCAATACGGCTGATACTCGTGTGACCCTGTTCTTCAATGTCGAGAAATCATCAAGCCTGACCCAGTTGCAAAAGGTCGCTGTCACCGGAAAATTGCGTCGACGTGTGGATAAGCGAGGCGTGCTGCGCGTGACAAGTCAGAAATTTCGAAGCCAGAAATCCAATAAGGATTCGGCGATTGAACGATTCATCGAGTTGATGCAATGGGCGTTGAAGCCTGTGATCCCCCGTCGAAAAACCGCAGTCCCTCGATCTTCAAAACGGCGACGTTTGGAGCGGAAAAAACAGACCAGTCAGCGGAAAATCACCCGGAAAAAACCGAATACGAATGGAGAGTATTGA
- a CDS encoding M14/M99 family metallopeptidase, protein MSFLRKPILCTTFSLSLIVLLFASQAGAGSWEHSFFAGTQYPLKVYFLQGEEDGPTIMVQGGIQGDETSGFVTAQLLTQAKITRGNIILLPRANVPSINLHKRQINVDMNRRFDQNYNRFYEDRVARVIRFFLAQSDAFIHLHEGSGFYRPTYVDNLRNPKRYGQSIIVDTLVFDSIDLGHTVNSVLEELNGSIRTRDYQFKLFNTKTFDTATAYPEMRKSLTCYALAEHGIPAMAVEVSKSIRQIGWKVRQQLAATVMLLRRFGVGIVPPEFTDQDVRAYARKGIAVSVNGRQIASGRTISLAPGSTLAVKSLKSGPSEFAPELALFASDRPGVNLMNAKRMVLEPFSELELRSDGKRVAKAQVRWTGKMPPSPDEDMPVFVCWLNGNPVFVRDGDVLQAVLGDQLILEGLWGSDLKEVINLKGFVAIPWANNGQDLGWEIILDPDNFIGRYAVKSDQPGTTRFRVVRETPGAPKAEFYVDVASRSVYALKLADERGQTLLVPWLAGRHYRLPEGKYILEAAWSNGAGDKLITTTASKPLDTGMAFTVAIGKPLPLTVRQATTFGDLGTMTFTAGSFAGLSAVTP, encoded by the coding sequence ATTGTGCTGCTTTTTGCGTCCCAGGCTGGTGCCGGGTCGTGGGAGCATTCCTTTTTTGCCGGGACACAGTACCCGTTGAAGGTGTATTTCCTTCAAGGCGAAGAAGACGGACCGACAATCATGGTTCAGGGTGGTATTCAGGGAGACGAAACCTCTGGTTTTGTCACGGCTCAGTTGTTGACTCAGGCCAAGATCACTCGCGGAAATATCATTCTTCTGCCCCGGGCCAATGTCCCGTCCATCAATCTGCACAAGCGGCAGATCAATGTGGACATGAACCGGCGGTTCGATCAGAATTACAATCGGTTTTATGAAGACCGTGTCGCCCGGGTTATTCGTTTTTTCCTGGCCCAGAGTGACGCCTTCATTCACTTGCACGAAGGCAGTGGATTCTATCGTCCGACGTATGTGGACAACCTGCGCAATCCCAAGCGATATGGGCAGTCCATTATTGTTGATACGTTGGTTTTCGACTCCATTGATTTGGGTCACACAGTCAATTCCGTGCTGGAAGAACTCAATGGAAGCATCCGAACTCGCGATTATCAATTCAAGCTTTTCAATACCAAGACATTTGATACGGCCACGGCGTATCCGGAGATGCGCAAGTCGCTGACCTGTTACGCTTTGGCCGAGCATGGCATTCCGGCCATGGCTGTGGAAGTCAGCAAGTCCATCCGGCAGATTGGCTGGAAGGTGCGCCAACAGTTGGCCGCCACCGTGATGTTGCTTCGGCGATTCGGGGTGGGCATTGTCCCTCCCGAGTTTACGGATCAGGATGTTCGGGCCTACGCCCGCAAGGGGATTGCGGTCAGTGTCAATGGCCGCCAGATTGCGTCTGGACGAACGATCTCACTCGCCCCGGGTTCGACTTTGGCAGTGAAGTCTTTGAAGAGCGGCCCCAGTGAATTTGCTCCTGAATTGGCCCTTTTCGCGTCGGATCGTCCGGGGGTCAATCTGATGAATGCCAAGCGCATGGTTCTGGAACCATTTTCCGAATTGGAACTGCGGTCGGATGGGAAACGGGTGGCCAAGGCCCAGGTCCGGTGGACCGGGAAAATGCCGCCTTCCCCGGATGAAGACATGCCTGTTTTCGTGTGTTGGCTGAACGGCAATCCTGTTTTTGTCCGGGACGGTGACGTTTTGCAGGCGGTGCTTGGCGATCAGTTGATTTTGGAAGGACTGTGGGGCAGTGATCTGAAAGAGGTCATTAATCTCAAGGGATTTGTAGCGATTCCCTGGGCGAATAACGGGCAGGATCTCGGTTGGGAAATCATCCTTGATCCAGACAATTTCATTGGTCGATATGCCGTGAAATCAGATCAGCCAGGAACGACGCGGTTTCGGGTTGTTCGAGAAACACCGGGCGCGCCCAAAGCCGAATTTTACGTGGATGTTGCTTCCCGCTCTGTCTATGCCCTGAAATTGGCGGACGAACGAGGCCAGACCCTGCTTGTCCCCTGGCTGGCGGGACGGCATTATCGTTTGCCTGAAGGCAAATATATCTTGGAGGCGGCATGGAGTAATGGTGCCGGTGACAAGTTGATAACGACAACAGCGAGCAAGCCGCTCGACACCGGGATGGCCTTTACCGTGGCAATCGGCAAGCCGCTTCCTTTGACGGTTCGTCAGGCGACCACTTTTGGGGATCTTGGAACCATGACGTTTACCGCTGGAAGTTTTGCCGGATTGTCTGCTGTGACACCGTGA